In Raphanus sativus cultivar WK10039 chromosome 5, ASM80110v3, whole genome shotgun sequence, the following proteins share a genomic window:
- the LOC108862421 gene encoding aconitate hydratase 3, mitochondrial, with protein sequence MYKSTSSSILRAASSRSPLFSSRSSLTQSSSSSAAASPSSSSSLLGRRPFATSSPAFRSLPRWSHCLHSRPSPFRLSSQIRTVSPGLDRLKRNFSSMASEHPFKGIFTTLPKPGGGEFGKFYSLPALNDPRIDKLPYSIRILLESAIRNCDNFQVTKDDVEKIIDWEKTAPKQVEIPFKPARVLLQDFTGVPAVVDLACMRDAMNKLGSDSNKINPLVPVDLVIDHSVQVDVARSENAVQANMELEFQRNKERFAFLKWGSTAFQNMLVVPPGSGIVHQVNLEYLGRVVFNTQGVLYPDSVVGTDSHTTMIDGLGVAGWGVGGIEAEATMLGQPMSMVLPGVVGFKLSGKMRNGVTATDLVLTVTQILRKHGVVGKFVEFYGDGMSGLSLADRATIANMSPEYGATMGFFPVDHVTLQYLKLTGRSDETVAMIEAYLRANNMFVDYSEPQQDRAYSSYLELNLDNVEPCISGPKRPHDRVPLKEMKADWNSCLDSKVGFKGFAIPKEAQEKVANFSFNGKPAEITHGSVVIAAITSCTNTSNPSVMLGAGLVAKKACDLGLQVKPWIKTSLAPGSGVVTKYLLKSGLQEYLNQQGFNIVGYGCTTCIGNSGEINESVGAAITENDIVAAAVLSGNRNFEGRVHPLTRANYLASPPLVVAYALAGTVNIDFETEPIGKGKNGKDVFLRDIWPTTEEIAEVVQSSVLPDMFRATYESITKGNPMWNELSVPENTLYSWDPKSTYIHEPPYFKDMTMDPPGPHSVKDAYCLLNFGDSITTDHISPAGNIQKDSPAAKYLIERGVDRKDFNSYGSRRGNDEIMARGTFANIRIVNKLMNGEVGPKTVHIPSGEKLSVFDAAMRYKSSGEDTIILAGAEYGSGSSRDWAAKGPMLQGVKAVIAKSFERIHRSNLVGMGIIPLCFKSGEDADTLGLTGHERYTIHLPTDISEIRPGQDVTVTTDNGKSFTCTVRFDTEVELAYFNHGGILPYVIRNLSKQ encoded by the exons ATGTATAAATCCACATCCTCCTCCATCCTTCGAGCCGCTTCCTCTCGCTCTCCACTCTTCTCCTCCCGATCGTCTCTGACTcaatcctcctcctcctccgccgccgcatCTCCTTCCTCTTCGTCGTCTCTTCTCGGCCGGAGACCTTTCGCCACTTCCTCACCCGCTTTCCGATCGCTTCCTCGCTGGAGCCATTGCCTTCACTCCAGACCATCTCCGTTTCGCCTCAGCTCTCAGATCAGAACCGTCTCTCCCGGTTTAGACCGGCTCAAGAGGAACTTCTCTTCCATGG CGTCGGAGCATCCGTTCAAGGGGATCTTCACTACTCTCCCTAAGCCTGGTGGTGGCGAATTCGGGAAGTTCTACAGCTTGCCTGCTCTCAACGATCCAAGGattg ATAAGCTGCCTTACTCTATCAGGATTCTTCTTGAATCTGCGATTCGTAACTGCGATaacttccaagtcaccaaggaTGATGTTGAGAAGATTATCGACTGGGAAAAGACTGCTCCTAAACAAGTCGAGATTCCTTTCAAGCCAGCTCGTGTTCTTCTTCAGGACTTTACTGGAGTCCCTGCTGTTGTTGACCTTGCTTGTATGCGTGATGCTATGAACAAGCTCGGCAGTGATTCCAACAAAATCAACCCCTTG GTTCCGGTGGATCTTGTGATTGACCATTCTGTTCAAGTTGATGTTGCTCGATCTGAGAATGCAGTGCAAGCAAACATGGAGCTTGAGTTCCAGAGGAACAAGGAGAGGTTTGCTTTCCTTAAATGGGGTTCTACTGCCTTCCAGAACATGCTTGTTGTGCCTCCCGGCTCTGGTATTGTTCATCAG GTCAATTTGGAATATCTTGGTAGAGTTGTGTTCAACACCCAAGGCGTTCTCTACCCAGACAGTGTGGTTGGAACTGATTCACACACAACTATGATTGATGGGTTGGGAGTTGCTGGATGGGGAGTTGGAGGCATTGAAGCTGAGGCCACAATGCTTGGCCAG cCGATGAGTATGGTATTGCCCGGTGTAGTTGGATTCAAGCTGTCCGGAAAAATGCGTAATGGTGTTACAGCTACCGATTTGGTTCTAACAGTGACTCAAATACTCAGGAAGCATGGCGTTGTTGGCAAGTTTGTTGAGTTTTATG GTGATGGTATGAGTGGTCTGTCCCTAGCTGACAGGGCCACAATTGCCAATATGTCTCCCGAGTATGGTGCAACCATGGGTTTCTTCCCTGTGGATCATGTTACTCTACAGTATCTCAAATTAACTGGAAGAAGTGATGAGACT GTGGCCATGATTGAAGCATACCTTCGGGCAAACAATATGTTTGTCGACTACAGTGAG CCTCAGCAAGATCGAGCTTACTCGTCATATCTAGAACTGAACCTGGACAATGTTGAACCTTGCATTTCTGGACCAAAGAG GCCACATGATCGTGTTCCTTTGAAGGAAATGAAAGCTGACTGGAACTCATGTCTCGACAGTAAAGTTGGGTTCAAG GGTTTTGCAATCCCTAAGGAAGCACAAGAAAAGGTGGCAAACTTTTCATTTAATGGAAAACCAGCAGAGATTACACATGGAAGTGTGGTGATTGCTGCGATCACAAGTTGTACTAATACGTCAAACCCCAGTGTCATGCTTGGTGCTGGTCTTGTTGCGAAAAAGGCTTGTGACCTTGGCCTACAG GTTAAGCCTTGGATCAAGACAAGTCTTGCGCCTGGCTCAGGAGTTGTTACAAAATACTTACTAAAGAG TGGACTTCAAGAATATCTGAACCAGCAAGGTTTCAATATTGTGGGCTATGGCTGCACTACGTGCATTGGTAACTCCGGAGAAATTAATGAATCAGTGGGAGCTGCTATCAcagaaaatg ACATTGTGGCGGCTGCTGTGCTTtctggaaacagaaactttgaGGGTCGTGTTCACCCACTAACAAGAGCCAACTACCTTGCATCTCCTCCTTTGGTTGTTGCCTACGCTCTTGCTGGAACG GTTAACATTGACTTTGAAACAGAGCCTATTGGCAAAGGAAAGAACGGCAAAGACGTCTTCCTAAGGGACATCTGGCCAACCACGGAAGAAATTGCTGAG GTTGTTCAATCCAGTGTTTTGCCTGACATGTTCCGAGCAACATACGAGTCGATCACCAAGGGTAACCCGATGTGGAATGAGCTGTCTGTTCCTGAAAACACCCTCTACTCATGGGATCCCAAGTCGACTTACATTCACGAGCCACCATACTTCAAGGACATGACCATGGATCCTCCAGGTCCACACAGTGTGAAGGATGCTTACTGTTTGCTCAACTTTGGGGATAGTATCACCACTGATCACATCTCTCCAGCTGGTAACATCCAAAAGGACAGTCCCGCTGCAAAATATCTCATTGAGCGTGGCGTTGATCGCAAGGACTTCAACTCATATGGAAGTCGCCGTGGAAATGACGAAATAATGGCCAGGGGAACTTTTGCTAACATCCGTATCGTTAACAAGCTCATGAATGGGGAAGTTGGACCCAAGACTGTTCACATTCCTTCTGGAGAGAAGCTATCAGTATTTGACGCAGCCATG AGGTACAAATCATCTGGAGAAGACACGATTATTCTAGCTGGAGCCGAGTATGGAAGTGGTAGCTCACGTGATTGGGCTGCTAAGGGACCTATGCTACAG GGTGTGAAAGCAGTGATTGCAAAGAGTTTTGAAAGGATTCACCGAAGCAACTTGGTGGGAATGGGAATCATCCCGTTGTGCTTCAAGTCTGGTGAAGATGCAGACACACTTGGATTGACGGGTCATGAGCGTTACACGATCCATCTCCCAACCGATATCTCAGAGATAAGACCTGGCCAAGATGTTACCGTCACTACAGACAACGGAAAGTCTTTTACTTGCACAGTTCGCTTCGACACTGAG GTGGAATTGGCATACTTCAACCATGGAGGTATACTTCCATATGTCATCAGAAACTTGAGCAAGCAGTAG